A genomic region of Candidatus Marimicrobium litorale contains the following coding sequences:
- a CDS encoding WbqC family protein, which translates to MQPYLFPYLGYFQLINAVDAFVAYDDVNYIKGGWINRNFICAKDHKQLITLPTQGASPNKLINQVLVGNGSRKLLQTIRQTYSKAPEFLTVFPLIEDIFHQEEENLARFVDYQLRQICEYLGINTTWYISSELKYDKALSGQERVLAICDEMGATHYINAEGGQTLYDKGVFSSRDKQLSFLRTKTTPYPQFSNTFTSHLSIIDVMMFNDKAQCMKLLQGYELV; encoded by the coding sequence ATGCAGCCCTACTTGTTTCCGTATTTAGGCTACTTTCAGCTCATCAATGCCGTGGATGCCTTCGTTGCTTACGATGACGTTAACTACATCAAGGGTGGCTGGATCAATCGCAATTTTATTTGTGCTAAAGATCATAAGCAACTAATTACGCTCCCTACGCAGGGAGCGAGCCCTAACAAGCTGATTAACCAAGTTTTGGTTGGAAATGGGTCACGCAAATTATTACAAACAATACGCCAAACATACTCAAAAGCCCCAGAGTTCCTTACTGTCTTTCCGTTGATCGAAGATATTTTCCATCAGGAAGAAGAGAACCTGGCTCGATTTGTAGATTACCAGCTTCGTCAGATTTGCGAGTATTTAGGCATCAATACTACATGGTATATATCTTCAGAGTTGAAGTACGACAAAGCATTGAGCGGACAAGAACGCGTTCTCGCAATCTGCGACGAAATGGGGGCCACACACTATATCAACGCTGAAGGCGGGCAGACGCTATACGATAAAGGCGTTTTTTCAAGTCGCGACAAGCAGCTCTCTTTTCTTCGAACGAAAACGACACCCTATCCTCAGTTCAGCAATACTTTTACTTCACACCTTTCGATTATCGATGTGATGATGTTCAATGATAAAGCGCAGTGCATGAAATTGCTTCAAGGGTATGAGCTTGTCTGA
- a CDS encoding DegT/DnrJ/EryC1/StrS family aminotransferase encodes MSEPPIYVTQPHLPPLEEFIPYLEQIWENKVLTNNGPFHQRLERALCDYLGVEYLSLFTNGTVALVTALQALRIGGEVITTPYSFAATSHSLLWNSIKPVFVDIDPDTCNLDARLIEQAITPQTTAIMPMHCYGNPCDVEHIQTIADTYGLKVIYDAAHAFGVKYKGESLLRHGDLSVLSFHATKVFNTFEGGAIISPDAKSKKRIDHLKNFGFVDQVTVVAPGINGKMSEVSAAMGLLQLDYIDSVLARRNEIELRYRAALADVEGLSMLEQPSDTKGNASYFPIFVDANYPLSRDALYQKLIDAGINGRRYFYPLLSDMPMYRGLPSAKPEALLAAHRVANAVICLPIYPSLNNEQVDRITELIVSL; translated from the coding sequence ATGTCTGAACCCCCCATTTACGTTACTCAGCCCCATCTGCCGCCACTGGAAGAGTTTATTCCCTATCTGGAGCAGATATGGGAGAACAAGGTTCTCACCAATAATGGGCCTTTCCACCAACGATTAGAGCGGGCGCTATGTGATTATCTTGGCGTCGAATACCTGTCCCTGTTTACCAACGGCACCGTCGCGCTGGTCACAGCGTTACAGGCGCTAAGGATTGGCGGCGAAGTTATCACGACGCCTTATTCCTTCGCAGCCACGTCGCATTCGCTCCTGTGGAATAGCATCAAGCCGGTATTCGTAGATATTGATCCTGACACCTGTAACTTAGATGCGAGACTCATCGAACAAGCCATCACCCCGCAGACCACCGCCATTATGCCTATGCATTGCTACGGTAATCCCTGTGACGTTGAGCATATCCAGACAATCGCCGATACTTACGGCCTGAAGGTTATATACGATGCGGCTCACGCCTTCGGAGTAAAATACAAGGGTGAAAGCCTGCTTCGACATGGCGATCTATCGGTATTGAGCTTCCATGCAACCAAGGTGTTCAACACTTTCGAAGGCGGTGCGATTATCAGCCCTGACGCCAAGAGCAAGAAACGCATTGATCATTTAAAGAACTTTGGCTTCGTGGATCAGGTTACCGTCGTCGCTCCGGGGATCAATGGCAAAATGAGTGAGGTCAGTGCGGCCATGGGGCTGCTGCAGCTCGACTACATTGATTCAGTGTTAGCGCGTCGAAACGAAATCGAATTGCGGTACCGTGCAGCGCTAGCTGATGTCGAAGGCCTATCAATGCTGGAGCAGCCGTCAGACACGAAAGGAAATGCATCCTATTTCCCGATTTTTGTCGATGCAAACTATCCCCTGAGTCGCGACGCACTGTATCAGAAGCTGATAGACGCCGGCATTAATGGCCGACGCTATTTTTACCCGTTGCTCAGTGATATGCCGATGTATCGCGGGTTGCCGAGCGCTAAACCGGAAGCGCTGTTAGCCGCCCATCGCGTGGCGAACGCGGTGATATGTTTGCCCATATACCCCAGTTTAAATAATGAACAGGTCGACCGGATTACCGAGCTGATAGTAAGCCTCTGA
- a CDS encoding MarR family EPS-associated transcriptional regulator, translated as MTEDSEYTLLKLLEANPQATQREIASEMGVSLGKVNYCVQALVAKGLVKATNFKNSQRKAAYVYLLTPKGITAKAAISLRYLRRKVQEYEAIKAEIESLESELIAQGVDVS; from the coding sequence ATGACAGAAGATTCCGAATACACCCTCCTCAAGCTGCTTGAGGCGAACCCGCAAGCGACTCAGCGCGAGATTGCCAGCGAAATGGGCGTAAGCCTGGGCAAGGTCAACTACTGCGTGCAGGCTTTAGTGGCCAAGGGCCTGGTGAAAGCCACGAACTTTAAAAACTCCCAGCGCAAGGCCGCCTATGTGTACTTGCTGACACCTAAAGGCATTACCGCAAAAGCCGCCATTTCGCTGCGCTACCTGCGCCGCAAGGTGCAAGAGTACGAGGCGATCAAGGCCGAAATTGAGTCACTGGAGTCTGAACTAATTGCGCAAGGCGTCGATGTGAGTTAG
- the rfaH gene encoding transcription/translation regulatory transformer protein RfaH, whose amino-acid sequence MSMQWFVVQAKPRQESTAKEQLQRQGYAAYLPMIAVRKRRRVAWTTSVEPLFPRYLFIHADVNQQSLAPVRSTLGVSGLVRFGNVLRPVPDAVVHYLQELEAVQGAEPGEESWPFRAGDKVVVLEGAFAGLTAVFEGGQPEARALILIELLGRKNTVEVPINALNAL is encoded by the coding sequence ATGAGTATGCAATGGTTTGTGGTGCAGGCTAAGCCCCGGCAAGAAAGCACCGCTAAGGAACAGCTTCAGCGCCAGGGTTATGCCGCCTATCTGCCGATGATAGCAGTCCGCAAGCGCAGGCGGGTGGCCTGGACAACATCTGTCGAGCCACTGTTTCCCCGTTATCTGTTTATACACGCTGATGTTAATCAACAGAGTCTGGCGCCGGTGCGTTCAACGCTAGGCGTTTCGGGGTTGGTGCGTTTCGGCAATGTACTCAGGCCGGTGCCCGATGCCGTCGTGCACTACTTACAAGAGTTAGAGGCGGTGCAGGGCGCTGAGCCGGGCGAGGAAAGCTGGCCTTTTCGGGCTGGCGATAAAGTGGTGGTGTTAGAGGGCGCCTTTGCAGGACTCACGGCTGTGTTTGAAGGCGGCCAGCCCGAGGCGCGCGCCCTGATTCTGATCGAGTTACTGGGGCGAAAAAACACTGTCGAGGTGCCTATTAATGCGCTGAATGCGCTGTAG
- a CDS encoding O-antigen ligase family protein: MNASSSIASRAPQVLLAAFILLAPLFRSGKIPLAALLLELLAVAGFLALWWGTERRILLRRVEVVLLAALAVFPLLQLLPLPGLSRVDLPGQAEYFLAQQAAAVDQGVVTLSIIARETLSGWLMLLVPIAVYLLTRATSVRTLQKLVTLMLVVATFQAVLGLMQFGSSPSPVFYLGYEYGNGNAVGTYTSRNNFAGFLYLSLMLSLALFMATLGRQTPAQQGRSLRERMQYYATADGHRAFSYGAIALLLLLAIIFTRSRTGIVLTLVGVLLVSAVFSRRIGGGNTFGRTGVIVSLAVGLAIAIGLGTVLERFTVSGPLSNGRWIIFDGVFEGIGQFFPLGAGTGTFQQTFARFQDLSQANYFINRAHNSYLEWIYNGGIVAIALIVGFLALYFARWFSLWKRGDWGEFRYIQVGAGLGLLLMLLHETVDYNLFVPANMVYFAFLAGVYLHPYREPTASRQRTKRKGESAVAPAEEGLRKVALLPQAAEPERNPFMD, encoded by the coding sequence ATGAATGCCTCGTCGTCAATTGCCAGCAGGGCGCCACAGGTATTGCTGGCCGCGTTTATACTGCTGGCGCCCCTGTTCCGCTCCGGCAAGATCCCGCTGGCCGCGCTGCTGCTCGAATTGCTGGCGGTGGCCGGGTTTTTGGCCCTGTGGTGGGGCACTGAGCGCCGCATTCTGTTGCGGCGTGTAGAGGTTGTTCTGCTGGCCGCGTTAGCGGTTTTTCCGCTGTTGCAATTGCTACCCTTGCCTGGGCTGAGCCGGGTAGATCTGCCGGGGCAGGCAGAGTATTTTCTGGCGCAGCAGGCGGCAGCAGTCGATCAGGGCGTGGTGACGTTGTCGATCATTGCGCGCGAAACCCTGTCGGGCTGGTTGATGTTATTGGTGCCGATAGCGGTGTATCTGCTGACAAGAGCGACCTCGGTGCGCACGCTGCAGAAGCTGGTGACACTCATGCTGGTGGTCGCAACGTTCCAGGCGGTGCTCGGCCTGATGCAGTTTGGCTCGTCGCCATCGCCGGTATTTTACCTGGGCTATGAATATGGCAATGGCAATGCGGTGGGCACTTACACCAGCCGCAACAATTTTGCCGGATTTCTGTATCTGTCGTTGATGTTGAGCCTGGCGCTGTTTATGGCCACCCTCGGTCGGCAGACCCCGGCGCAGCAGGGCAGGAGCCTGCGTGAGCGCATGCAGTATTATGCAACGGCCGACGGGCATCGTGCGTTTTCTTATGGCGCGATCGCACTGCTGCTGTTACTGGCGATTATTTTTACCCGCTCCCGCACCGGCATTGTGCTCACGCTAGTGGGTGTTTTGCTGGTGAGCGCAGTATTTTCCCGTCGCATCGGCGGGGGCAACACGTTTGGCCGCACCGGGGTTATCGTGTCGCTTGCGGTGGGCCTGGCGATCGCCATCGGCCTGGGCACAGTGTTGGAGCGTTTTACGGTAAGCGGCCCGCTATCGAATGGCCGTTGGATTATATTTGACGGCGTGTTTGAGGGTATCGGCCAGTTCTTTCCCCTCGGGGCCGGCACTGGCACGTTTCAGCAAACCTTTGCCCGCTTTCAAGACCTCAGTCAGGCCAATTACTTTATTAATCGGGCCCATAACAGCTACCTGGAGTGGATTTACAATGGTGGCATAGTGGCCATTGCGCTGATAGTGGGCTTCCTCGCGCTGTATTTTGCACGGTGGTTTAGCCTGTGGAAGCGCGGTGACTGGGGCGAATTTCGGTATATACAGGTGGGCGCGGGGCTGGGCCTGCTGCTGATGCTGTTACACGAGACGGTAGACTACAACCTGTTTGTGCCGGCCAATATGGTCTACTTCGCTTTTTTAGCAGGAGTGTATCTGCACCCTTACCGGGAGCCGACTGCGTCTAGGCAGCGCACCAAACGCAAAGGCGAATCGGCGGTAGCCCCCGCAGAGGAGGGGCTGCGCAAAGTCGCTCTGTTGCCGCAAGCAGCCGAGCCCGAGCGCAACCCGTTTATGGATTAG
- a CDS encoding J domain-containing protein translates to MIPDLLAAALAFYREPARFPRLRDVAAPLPAGLTDLLAATTSLLSDEQITATAAALNATEGECRDSVSFFLKQVMLDAAGDYYRILGVTPDAPAQLIKRHYQYLIRIFHPDKGVASDSWDDVYAPRINEAYNTLRNGAKRKTYDAALATANRPRSDAVRQPATKGPAPAESRGRTADSASTIGFSARAKQATVLALVLVLVFLAQLLYRQNQKPNLRVATAHTGSESIAEASITMPRQDLLGQRGALRFNDKPPVAVAVSARTAQAALALEPHPAPEPEPETKPEPEPELEPAPEPEPKPEPEPEPELEPEPEPEPKPKPEPEPEPEPEPEPEPEPEPEPEPEPEPEPEPEPEPAPAQVAQALGSNITLPQLAALIDGFTAAYAAGDAAAFAALFTEAAQTTDGNGRDAVYAEYANFFTQTVSRQMSLRNFTWRDVTENGRLGFGRFRITTLGAEGEASIVELDITLEAIRQGDAVLINRMYYQ, encoded by the coding sequence GTGATTCCTGATCTACTGGCAGCGGCGCTGGCCTTTTATCGCGAGCCCGCGCGCTTCCCACGGTTGCGTGACGTGGCCGCGCCGTTGCCGGCCGGCCTTACAGACCTGCTGGCCGCCACCACATCTCTTCTTTCCGATGAGCAGATTACTGCCACCGCGGCCGCTTTAAATGCGACAGAGGGTGAATGCCGGGACAGCGTCAGTTTTTTTCTCAAGCAGGTGATGCTGGATGCGGCCGGCGACTACTACCGCATTCTGGGCGTTACCCCGGATGCCCCGGCCCAGCTGATTAAGCGGCATTACCAGTACCTCATTCGCATTTTTCACCCCGACAAGGGGGTTGCCAGTGATAGCTGGGATGATGTGTACGCGCCGCGCATTAACGAGGCCTATAACACCCTGCGCAATGGGGCGAAGCGCAAAACCTATGATGCGGCGTTAGCCACCGCCAACCGGCCGCGCTCGGATGCTGTGCGCCAGCCCGCGACTAAAGGGCCCGCCCCGGCAGAATCTCGAGGGCGCACAGCAGATTCCGCATCGACCATTGGCTTCTCTGCGCGGGCGAAGCAAGCCACCGTGCTGGCGCTGGTGTTGGTGCTGGTGTTTCTGGCACAACTCCTGTACCGACAAAATCAAAAGCCCAATTTGCGGGTTGCGACTGCGCATACCGGCAGTGAATCGATTGCCGAAGCGAGCATCACGATGCCCCGGCAAGACCTGTTGGGTCAACGCGGCGCGCTGCGCTTTAACGATAAGCCGCCGGTTGCAGTGGCGGTGAGCGCGCGAACCGCACAAGCAGCGCTCGCATTAGAGCCACACCCAGCGCCTGAGCCTGAGCCAGAGACAAAACCCGAACCCGAACCAGAGCTCGAACCAGCACCCGAGCCAGAACCAAAACCAGAGCCGGAACCAGAGCCGGAGCTAGAACCGGAGCCCGAGCCGGAGCCAAAGCCAAAGCCAGAACCAGAACCAGAACCGGAACCGGAACCGGAACCGGAACCAGAGCCAGAACCAGAGCCAGAACCAGAGCCAGAGCCAGAACCAGAGCCAGAGCCAGAACCGGCGCCTGCGCAGGTGGCTCAGGCGTTGGGGTCCAATATCACGCTGCCTCAACTGGCAGCACTCATTGATGGTTTTACGGCAGCTTATGCCGCTGGTGATGCGGCGGCTTTTGCGGCGCTGTTTACGGAGGCTGCACAAACCACTGACGGTAACGGCCGTGATGCCGTTTACGCCGAATATGCGAATTTTTTCACGCAGACGGTGTCGCGCCAGATGTCGCTGCGCAATTTCACCTGGCGCGACGTTACCGAAAACGGACGCCTGGGCTTTGGTCGGTTTCGCATTACGACGCTGGGCGCAGAGGGCGAAGCGTCGATAGTCGAGCTGGACATTACCCTCGAAGCGATCCGCCAGGGCGATGCCGTGTTGATTAACAGGATGTACTACCAGTGA
- a CDS encoding GumC family protein, translating to MSSESPPTNPVPADQQLMIAELKNQLARYEQAIAAPAAAPVDDDDFIDLREIWNLLWRRRWTIFITAGVLLVATIIATTMMTPIFRATTVLQIERDAGKVVEYQGVTSEESSGSRDFYQTQYELLQSRTLARRVIDQLGLHESGAMVPDDAEPSFIAGLIGSVKGWFSGPAEAPQDALPRDLEAVFLGNLSVAPISNSRLVRLYYESPDPAEAALVANAIAASFVDMSLERRFEASAYAKGFLEERLKQVRADLEDSERAMVAYTQERGIINRDDKLGILTEKLKEMNRAQVQVESQRFAAESQYQEMLSASMASLAEMLESGVIQNLKQQRADLTSEYQENRKIYKPDYPKMLQLQEKIAQLDLEVSKEIGHIRDGIKVKYQAKMREEAMLSERITSTRAEILDLEANSVDFKTLSRGVDTNRELYDGLLQRLKEVGVAAGASNNNISVIDRAEVPRNRFKPNMTLNAALALVLGLMLGAAIAFLFEVMDDSIKSGADLEKLLNKPVLGIIPNLNAKEVTDYDVALMAYQEPTSALAEAYRSMRTALTFSTAEGAPKVMQFTSVVPNEGKTTTAVNIAINFTQTGSKVLLIDGDLRNPSLHKLFRCPNEKGLTNYLTGNADPAEVTQSLGIPGLFTMTAGPVPPNPAELLQGGKLVELVALGAQRFDYVIIDSPPLLGLADAVIIADAVQATIMVAAANSTRTGAFEAGVKRLQHSRASILGTVLTKFDLKKSGDGYGYGYGYGYGYSYGGDSDDGQRA from the coding sequence ATGAGTTCAGAGTCTCCGCCTACTAATCCCGTGCCCGCTGATCAGCAACTGATGATTGCTGAGCTGAAAAATCAGTTGGCGCGTTACGAGCAGGCGATTGCCGCGCCAGCGGCCGCCCCGGTTGATGATGATGATTTCATAGACCTGCGCGAGATATGGAACCTGCTGTGGCGTCGGCGCTGGACGATCTTTATCACGGCGGGCGTGTTGCTGGTCGCCACGATTATCGCCACGACGATGATGACGCCGATTTTTCGCGCCACTACGGTGCTGCAAATTGAGCGGGACGCGGGCAAGGTAGTGGAGTATCAAGGGGTGACCAGCGAGGAGTCATCAGGCTCCAGGGATTTCTACCAAACCCAGTACGAGCTGTTGCAAAGCCGCACACTGGCGCGGCGCGTGATCGACCAGCTGGGGCTGCACGAATCCGGCGCTATGGTGCCAGATGACGCGGAGCCCAGCTTTATCGCCGGCCTCATTGGCAGTGTGAAAGGGTGGTTCAGTGGCCCTGCGGAGGCGCCACAGGACGCATTGCCGCGAGACCTGGAAGCCGTGTTTCTGGGCAACCTGTCCGTCGCGCCCATTAGTAACTCCCGTCTGGTGCGGCTGTATTACGAAAGCCCCGACCCCGCCGAGGCCGCCCTGGTGGCGAACGCCATTGCGGCGTCGTTTGTGGATATGAGCCTGGAGCGTCGCTTTGAGGCCTCGGCCTATGCCAAGGGCTTTCTCGAAGAACGCCTCAAACAGGTGCGGGCCGATTTGGAAGATTCCGAACGCGCAATGGTCGCTTACACGCAGGAGCGCGGCATTATCAATCGGGATGACAAGCTGGGCATTCTGACGGAGAAGTTGAAGGAGATGAACCGGGCCCAGGTGCAGGTGGAATCCCAACGCTTTGCGGCAGAATCACAGTATCAGGAGATGCTGAGCGCCAGTATGGCCAGCCTCGCCGAGATGCTGGAGAGTGGGGTAATCCAGAACTTGAAGCAGCAGCGCGCCGATTTAACCTCTGAGTATCAGGAGAATCGGAAAATCTACAAGCCGGATTACCCGAAAATGCTGCAGCTGCAGGAAAAGATCGCACAGCTTGATCTTGAGGTGAGCAAGGAGATCGGGCACATCCGCGACGGCATTAAGGTGAAGTACCAGGCCAAGATGCGTGAAGAGGCGATGCTGTCAGAGCGTATTACGTCAACCCGTGCGGAAATCCTTGATCTGGAAGCCAACAGTGTCGATTTTAAAACGCTGAGCCGCGGTGTTGATACCAACCGCGAGCTCTACGACGGCCTGTTGCAACGCTTGAAAGAGGTGGGCGTGGCCGCCGGTGCCAGCAACAATAATATTTCCGTGATCGACCGCGCTGAAGTGCCGCGCAACCGGTTTAAGCCGAATATGACACTCAATGCGGCGCTCGCACTGGTGTTGGGCCTGATGCTGGGCGCGGCGATCGCGTTTTTGTTTGAAGTGATGGACGACAGCATTAAATCGGGTGCCGACCTGGAGAAACTGCTGAATAAACCGGTGCTGGGCATCATTCCCAACCTGAACGCTAAAGAAGTAACGGATTATGATGTCGCTTTAATGGCCTATCAGGAGCCCACCTCGGCGCTGGCCGAGGCTTATCGCTCCATGCGCACGGCGCTCACGTTTTCTACCGCCGAGGGCGCCCCCAAGGTCATGCAGTTCACCAGCGTCGTGCCTAACGAGGGTAAAACCACCACCGCGGTGAATATCGCGATCAATTTTACCCAGACCGGCAGCAAGGTACTGCTGATTGACGGTGACCTGCGCAACCCATCACTGCACAAATTGTTCCGCTGCCCCAACGAAAAAGGGCTGACCAACTACCTGACGGGCAATGCAGACCCGGCAGAGGTGACCCAGTCGTTAGGCATTCCCGGGCTGTTTACGATGACGGCAGGGCCGGTACCGCCCAACCCCGCAGAATTACTGCAAGGCGGCAAGCTGGTAGAGCTGGTGGCGCTGGGCGCCCAGCGGTTTGACTATGTGATTATCGACAGCCCGCCACTGCTGGGCCTGGCGGATGCGGTGATTATTGCTGATGCCGTGCAGGCGACGATTATGGTGGCGGCCGCTAATAGCACCCGCACGGGCGCATTCGAGGCCGGCGTAAAGCGCCTGCAGCATTCGCGTGCCAGCATACTGGGCACGGTGTTGACCAAGTTTGACCTGAAAAAATCGGGTGATGGCTATGGCTATGGCTATGGCTATGGCTATGGCTATTCTTACGGTGGCGACAGCGATGATGGGCAACGCGCCTGA
- a CDS encoding polysaccharide biosynthesis/export family protein, with protein MKIARYCCVVGLLLGGMSLAWSAGPEMMSTPMPLTPEDGSGAVELSTSDYILGPSDLLQIDVFQVDELSGTERINAAGYIKMPLIGLVKVAGLSREQSEDLIAELYAEDYLQDPQVNIDVMEYVSHQITVLGHVTNPGVYPLKGKTTLLQALAMAGDAGALADEEEVVVFRSDESGAVVGYVVNLEDVLAGTTVDPEIIGNDKVVVPVSGSKSFIKGITDTLRGFVGFAQF; from the coding sequence ATGAAAATTGCTAGGTATTGCTGTGTCGTTGGGCTACTGCTGGGCGGTATGTCGCTGGCGTGGTCGGCGGGCCCTGAGATGATGAGTACCCCTATGCCCCTGACGCCGGAAGACGGCAGCGGTGCCGTCGAACTGTCGACCAGCGACTACATCCTCGGCCCCTCAGACCTGCTGCAAATTGATGTTTTTCAGGTGGATGAGCTCTCGGGTACCGAGCGTATTAACGCCGCTGGCTATATCAAAATGCCCCTGATAGGCCTGGTGAAGGTGGCGGGCTTGAGTCGGGAGCAGTCTGAGGATTTGATCGCTGAGCTTTATGCCGAGGACTATTTGCAAGACCCGCAGGTGAACATTGATGTCATGGAATATGTCAGCCACCAGATTACCGTACTGGGGCATGTGACGAACCCCGGCGTCTATCCGCTAAAGGGCAAAACCACGCTGCTGCAGGCACTCGCCATGGCCGGTGACGCCGGCGCGCTGGCCGATGAAGAAGAGGTCGTGGTGTTTCGCTCCGATGAATCCGGCGCCGTAGTGGGTTACGTGGTGAATCTGGAAGACGTATTGGCGGGCACTACCGTCGACCCGGAAATCATTGGCAACGATAAGGTGGTGGTGCCGGTCTCCGGCAGCAAATCGTTTATCAAGGGTATTACGGACACCCTGCGCGGCTTTGTCGGCTTCGCCCAATTTTAG
- a CDS encoding polysaccharide biosynthesis/export family protein, whose product MLRVRRYRRAVCQHLLLLAVVCGAMVVGAQASAADSGELQAMPATPAPGSGVVTLSTNDYRIGPSDQLEIDVFQIEELSGVERVNSRGYIKMPLIGSVKVAGLTQGQAENLITELYAEDYLEDPQVNIDIVEYASQQVTVMGAVKKPGVFALKGRTTLLQALAMANGLDGLPDKEGVIIFRANTEGKVVGYVVDLAQIENGEQGDPEVIGSDKIVVPVAGVASGIKGITDTLRGFVGFQRY is encoded by the coding sequence ATGTTGAGAGTGAGAAGGTACAGGAGAGCGGTTTGCCAACACCTGCTGCTATTGGCGGTGGTGTGCGGTGCGATGGTCGTTGGCGCGCAGGCGTCTGCCGCAGATTCGGGTGAATTACAGGCCATGCCGGCCACGCCTGCACCGGGCAGTGGCGTGGTGACGTTATCCACCAATGATTATCGCATAGGCCCTTCCGACCAGTTGGAAATAGACGTATTTCAGATCGAGGAGCTGTCGGGTGTGGAGCGGGTGAATTCGCGTGGCTATATTAAAATGCCGCTCATTGGCTCAGTGAAGGTGGCCGGGCTGACGCAGGGCCAGGCAGAAAACCTGATTACCGAGCTTTACGCTGAAGACTACCTGGAAGACCCTCAGGTCAACATCGACATTGTCGAGTATGCCAGTCAGCAGGTGACGGTGATGGGTGCGGTGAAGAAGCCCGGCGTGTTTGCGCTCAAGGGGCGAACTACGCTGCTGCAGGCCCTGGCGATGGCTAATGGCCTGGACGGCTTACCCGACAAAGAGGGCGTTATCATCTTCCGCGCGAATACCGAGGGCAAAGTCGTCGGTTATGTGGTGGATCTGGCGCAAATCGAAAACGGCGAGCAGGGTGACCCCGAGGTCATCGGCAGTGACAAAATTGTGGTGCCGGTGGCCGGTGTGGCGTCGGGCATTAAAGGTATCACCGACACGTTGCGCGGCTTCGTTGGGTTCCAGCGCTATTAA
- a CDS encoding tyrosine-protein phosphatase encodes MIDLHCHMLPAIDDGARDLDTALNMARLAVADGITTTVCTPHIYPGLFENTVPGIQDAVVDFRAALKAAGIPLAISYGADIQVVPDLLQGLRAGALPTLHNSRYFLFEPPHHVALPGMLDLLHNVIASGYVPIITHPERLSYVEDHYEQFLEAVSMGAWLQITGGALLGRFGHRVKAISERFLAEGVVHLLASDGHNLKNRTPELSEARAAAALLVGEDEAQRLVQDRPRAILDDREPGAVSPPHVQPPSSNKHDGKARTPGLLGRLLGAGR; translated from the coding sequence ATGATTGATTTACATTGCCATATGCTACCGGCTATTGACGACGGCGCCCGTGATCTCGACACGGCGTTGAACATGGCGCGTCTGGCAGTGGCTGACGGTATTACCACCACGGTGTGTACGCCGCATATTTATCCCGGTTTGTTTGAGAACACTGTGCCCGGTATTCAGGATGCCGTCGTCGACTTTCGGGCGGCGCTGAAGGCCGCGGGGATACCGCTGGCGATTAGTTATGGCGCTGATATTCAGGTGGTTCCCGACCTGCTGCAGGGTTTGAGAGCCGGGGCACTGCCCACGCTCCACAACAGCCGCTATTTTCTGTTTGAGCCACCGCATCACGTTGCGCTGCCAGGTATGTTGGATCTTTTACACAACGTCATCGCGTCGGGCTATGTGCCGATTATCACGCACCCCGAACGGCTCAGTTACGTTGAGGATCACTACGAGCAATTCCTCGAAGCGGTCTCTATGGGTGCGTGGTTGCAAATAACCGGTGGCGCCCTGTTGGGTCGCTTCGGCCACAGGGTGAAGGCAATCTCTGAGCGTTTTCTGGCAGAGGGCGTGGTGCACCTGCTGGCCTCAGACGGGCATAATCTCAAAAACAGAACACCAGAGCTGTCAGAGGCGCGCGCAGCGGCAGCGCTGCTGGTGGGCGAAGACGAGGCGCAGCGGCTGGTACAAGACCGTCCGCGTGCCATTTTGGACGATCGGGAGCCGGGTGCGGTCTCGCCGCCTCATGTGCAGCCTCCCAGCAGCAACAAACATGACGGTAAGGCGCGCACACCCGGATTGCTGGGGCGCCTGTTGGGTGCCGGCAGATGA